The nucleotide sequence GGCACCCCCCACTTCGACTACGTCGCCGCCGAGGTCTCCAAGGGCCTCGCCGCCGTCGCGATGGGCGCGAAGATCCCGGTCACCTTCGGCGTGCTGACCACCGACTCCATCGAGCAGGCGATCGAGCGCAGCGGCACCAAGGCCGGAAACAAGGGCTCCGACGCCGCGATGGCGGCCCTGGAGATGGCCAACCTCCTGAAGGCGCTCTAGGAGGCCACGGTGGGCAAGCGCCGCAAGGCACGAGAGTGCGCCCTCCAGGCCCTCTACGAGATCGACACCGCGGGGCAGGATCCGGGCGACGCGATCCAGCACCTGGCCGAGAGCTTCGGCACCGATGATCCGAAGATCCTCGGCTACGCCGAGAGCCTCATCCGGGGGGTCTGGGGCAACCTGGAGGAGCTCGACGCGGTGATCCAGGAGCACTCCCCCAACTGGACCCTGGAGCGGATGGCCCGGGTGGATCGGAACATCCTGCGCCTGGCGGCCTTCGAGCTGCGCTTCCGGGAGGACGTCCCCCTGAAGGTCGTGCTCAACGAGGCCATCGAGGTGGCCAAGCGCTTCGGCGCCGAGGGCTCGGCGGCGTTCATCAACGGCGTCCTCGATCGCCTGGCCCAGACCCTGCGCGGGGAGGCCCCGCAAGAGGCGGCCGGGGAGGACGAGGAGGACTCGTGAGCCGCCCCAAGCGGATCCCGGCCTCCCTCGAGGCGCTCGACGGGCTCGAGGCCGACACCGTCCTGCTCTTCCTTCCCTCGGACGAGCGCCCCCCTCAGGGGGTCACCGGGCTGGTCGACTGGCGGCTGGCCGGCGCGATCTCCCGGCTCTCGGCCCGCGGCTGGCTGATGGGGCAGGAGGGCGAGCTCTGCCTCTCCCCCGGCCGGGCGCGCCTCGAGGGGGCCCGCCTGCTGGTCTGCGGCGTGGGGGAGGAGAAGAAGGTCAGCGAGGCCTCCCTCCAGAAGGCGGTCACCCGGGCCTGCGAGGCGCTCGGCGAGATCGGCTGCAAGACCCTGGCCTGCGGCCTGCCGGCCTTCGGCAAGGACCCGGCGGGGCTCGGCGCCTCGGTGGAGCGCACCCTGAAGGCCAACTGGTCCGGCCCGCTCACCCTCCTCGAGCCGAAGAAGCGCGCAGGGTAGGGGGATGGCCGGGGGACGCCAGAGCGCGGTCCTCGCGGCCGTGATCGGCAACGGGATCCTCATCGGCGTGAAGGGGGCGGCGTTCCTCCTCTCCGGCTCCGGCGCGATGCTCTCCGAGGCGATCCACTCCGTCGCCGACACCACCAACCAGCTGCTCCTCTACCTCGGGGTCCGGCGCTCGGCCCGGGGCGCCGACGAGCAGTTCCCCTACGGCTACGGCGCCGAGCGCTACCTCTTCGCCCTGATCTCGGCCGTCGGGATCTTCATCCTCGGCGCCGGCGTCACCGTCTACCACGGGGTGCACTCCCTCCTGGTGCCCCCCGAGCTCACCGTCTCCTGGATCGACTACGCGGTGCTCGCCGCCGCCGGCCTCATCGAGGGCTTCGTCCTCCTCCGGGCGGCGCGGGAGGTCGCGGCGGGCAAGGGCAGCCAGTCCTTCCTCGAGTACCTGAAGAGCGCCACCGACCCCACGGTGCTCGCCGTCCTCTTCGAGGACTCGGTCGCCGTGGCGGGGGTGGTGGTCGCCGGATCGGGGATCGCCCTCTCGGCCGCGACCGGCAGCCCGATCTACGACTCGGTCGGCTCGATCGTGATCGGCCTCCTCCTCGCGGCCGTGGCCGTCTGGCTGGGCCTGAAGAACCGGGACCTGATCCTGGGCCGCTCGATCCCGCCCCACCTGCGGGAGCAGGCCGTGGCCCTGATCATGTCCCAGCCCTCGGTGGTGCGGGTCCAGGACGTGAAGACCCTGGTCATCGGCGCGGATCGCTTCAAGTTCAAGGCCGAGGTCGACTTCGACGGGGGCTACATCGGCCGGAAGCTCCTGCCCTGGGTGCGCGAGAACCTCCCGGAGGCCGGGGACGAGGCCGCGGCGGAGGCCTTCGCCGCCGAGTTCGGGGACCAGGTCGTCCAGGCGCTGGCCGACGAGATCGACCGGATCGAGGGCGAGCTGGCGCCGACCTTCCCGCGGCTCCACCACGTCGATCTGGAAGCCGACTGAGGGCGTCGGCGGGGGAAAGGCCCTCTGGTTCCGAGGTCCGGGGCGGTGCTATCCTCTCCTTCGGGTCTGATCCTCCTTTTTTCGGGGGGTTAGCAGTACCGGTTCCTGCGATGAGTGCCCCGAAGATCAAGATCCTCGTGGTCGAGGACTCCGCTGCGATGCGATCGCTGGTCGCGTCCACCGTCGAGTCGATCCCGGGGGTCGAGGTCGTCGAGAGCGACAGCGGCTTCGAGGCGCTGCGCCTGCTGCCCCGCGAGCCCGTGGATCTGATCATCACCGACATCAACATGCCCGGGGGGATCAACGGGCTGGAGCTGATCAACTTCGTGAAGAAGAACCCCCGCTACAAGCACGTTCCCCTCATCGTGATCTCCACCGAGGGCACCGACCGCGACCGGGAGAAGGGCATGAAGCTGGGGGCCGACGCCTACCTCATCAAGCCCTTCGAGCCCGACGATCTCGTGGCCGAGGTCGAGCGGCTCCTCGTGGCCGGCGCCCCCTGACGATGACGAAGCCTAGACCACCGGGGAAGCGGGCGCTGGTGGAGTTCCTCTCCGAGGCGCAGGAGATCATCGAGACCCTCTCGCGGGACCTGCTCGATCTGGAGAAGGGGACCGCCGGCGGGAAGGTCGATCCGGACGTGCTCAACGGCGCCTTCCGCGCCGCCCACACCCTCAAGGGGATGAGCGGGATGTTCGGGGTGCAGCGAATGAGCCGCCTGGCCCACCGGATGGAGGACGGCCTCGACGCCCTGCGGATGGGTCGGGTCCCCCTCGAGGCCGCGCTGCTCGACCTTCTCTTCGAGGGCATCGAGATCCTGGGTGAGATCTGCTCCGAGGTCTCGGACACCGGCTCGGCGGAGGGGCCCGGGGGCGGGGACGATCGGATCGACGACCTCGTGCGCCGCCTGGAGATGCGGCTGGAGCGCTCGGGGAAGGCCGCCTCGGACGATCCCCTCGACACCATCCAGCTCGCCACCTCGATCCGGCAGGTGCTCACCGAGTACGAGGAGCACCGGCTGCGGGAGAACGTACGCCAGGGGGCGAGCCTCTTCCGGGTGATCGCCTCCTTCGACCTGATGACCTTCGACGGGGACCTCTCGGAGCTCTCCGCCCGGCTCAAGGGGATCGGCGAGGTGGTCTCCACCCTGCCCTCGGGGGAGGCCTCCTCCGACACCCGGATCGACTTCGAGCTCATCCTCGGGACCGAGGCCTCGCTGGAGGTGGTCGTCGCGGCCGCCGGCGAGCTGGCGATGGAGGTCCAGCCGATCCTGCGGGTCGGGCAGGTGGCGCCGTCGGCGCCCTCGCCCCTCCGGGGCGCCTCGCTCCTCGACGAGCCCGCGCGGCCCGCGCCGGCGGCCCGGCCGCTGACCCAGGTCGGCGCCACGGCCGTCCGCCCCCTCGAGGACGATCCCGACGCCGAGGCGGCCGCCGCGGCCCTGGAGGCCGGCCGCGCTCCCGAGGCGGTGGGCTCGCTGCGCTCGGTCTCCCGCACCGTGCGGGTGGACATCGGCCGCCTCGACGCCCTGATGAACCTGCTGGGCGAGCTCGTGCTCACCAAGGTGAACATCCAGCGGATCAGCGACCGGCTGAAGCAGAGCAACGTGGCGACCAAGCTCTCGGGAGAGCTGCAGAAGGAGTCGCGCCTGCTCGAGCGCAAGCTCGAGGAGCTCCAGGCGGGCGTCCTCGACGTGCGGATGGTCCCGCTGGCGCAGCTCTTCGACAAGCTCTCGCGGATGGTGCGCAAGACCTCGCGCGAGTCGGGCAAGGAGGTCGACTTCACTGTGGCGGGCGGAGAGACGGAGCTCGACAAGCTGATCATCGAGGACCTCTCCGATCCCTTGATGCACCTCATCCGCAACGCGATCGATCACGGGATCGAGTCTCCCGAGGAGCGAGAGGCCAGGGGGAAGCCCCGGTCCGGGCAGGTGAAGCTGCGGGCCTATCAGGAGGGCAACCACGTCGTGATCGAGGTGCAGGACGACGGTGCGGGCATGAACGAGGCCGCCATCGTCGACACCGCGATCAAGCGGGGGCTGATCACCGCCAGCGAGATCGGCGACCTGAGCTCGCGGGACATCTTCGGCTTGGTCTTCCTGCCGGGCTTCTCCACCGCGTCGGCGGTGACCGACCTCTCCGGCCGGGGCGTGGGGCTCGACGTGGTGAAGCACAACGTCGCGGCGCTCTCCGGCATCATCGACGTCCGCTCGCAGCCGGGGGAGGGGACCACCTTCGCCCTGACCCTCCCGATCACCCTGGCCATCCTCCAGGCGCTGGTCGTGCAGGCGAAGGACCAGGTCTTCGCCCTGCCGCTCTCCGGCGTGCTGGAGATCCTGCGGGTCAACCCGGAGGAGGTCCGGCGGCTGCAGGGTCAGGCGGTGATCGACCTGCGCGGGGCGACCCTGCCCCTGGTGCGGCTGGCGAGGCTCTTCGAGCTGGACGAGGAGGAGCTGCCCTCCGGCCGCTTCTACGTGACCATCGTGGGGCTGGCGCAGAACCGGATCGCGGTCGCCCTCGACGGGCTCCTCGGCCAGCAGGACGTGGTCATCAAGGGGCTGGGCGACCGGCTGGCGAAGACGCCGGGGATCGCCGGGGCCACCGACCTCGGTGACCAGCGCACCACCCTGGTGATCGACGTGGCGGGGCTCATCGAGGAGGTCCTCGAGGGCCGTGAGTCCAAGGCGAAGGCGAGCTGATGGCGGGCCGGGACGAGAAGGGGAGCGGGGGCAAGCGGCCCGCGAAGAAGGCGGCGAAGAAGGTGGCGAAGAAGCCCGCGAAGAAGGTGGCCCGGAAGGCCGCGAAGAAGACGACGAGGAGGGCGCCTCCCGAGGACGCCGGGGCGCCCCCCGCCGTCG is from Deltaproteobacteria bacterium and encodes:
- a CDS encoding cation diffusion facilitator family transporter, which encodes MAGGRQSAVLAAVIGNGILIGVKGAAFLLSGSGAMLSEAIHSVADTTNQLLLYLGVRRSARGADEQFPYGYGAERYLFALISAVGIFILGAGVTVYHGVHSLLVPPELTVSWIDYAVLAAAGLIEGFVLLRAAREVAAGKGSQSFLEYLKSATDPTVLAVLFEDSVAVAGVVVAGSGIALSAATGSPIYDSVGSIVIGLLLAAVAVWLGLKNRDLILGRSIPPHLREQAVALIMSQPSVVRVQDVKTLVIGADRFKFKAEVDFDGGYIGRKLLPWVRENLPEAGDEAAAEAFAAEFGDQVVQALADEIDRIEGELAPTFPRLHHVDLEAD
- the nusB gene encoding transcription antitermination factor NusB; the encoded protein is MGKRRKARECALQALYEIDTAGQDPGDAIQHLAESFGTDDPKILGYAESLIRGVWGNLEELDAVIQEHSPNWTLERMARVDRNILRLAAFELRFREDVPLKVVLNEAIEVAKRFGAEGSAAFINGVLDRLAQTLRGEAPQEAAGEDEEDS
- a CDS encoding M17 family peptidase N-terminal domain-containing protein → MSRPKRIPASLEALDGLEADTVLLFLPSDERPPQGVTGLVDWRLAGAISRLSARGWLMGQEGELCLSPGRARLEGARLLVCGVGEEKKVSEASLQKAVTRACEALGEIGCKTLACGLPAFGKDPAGLGASVERTLKANWSGPLTLLEPKKRAG
- a CDS encoding chemotaxis protein CheA, translated to MTKPRPPGKRALVEFLSEAQEIIETLSRDLLDLEKGTAGGKVDPDVLNGAFRAAHTLKGMSGMFGVQRMSRLAHRMEDGLDALRMGRVPLEAALLDLLFEGIEILGEICSEVSDTGSAEGPGGGDDRIDDLVRRLEMRLERSGKAASDDPLDTIQLATSIRQVLTEYEEHRLRENVRQGASLFRVIASFDLMTFDGDLSELSARLKGIGEVVSTLPSGEASSDTRIDFELILGTEASLEVVVAAAGELAMEVQPILRVGQVAPSAPSPLRGASLLDEPARPAPAARPLTQVGATAVRPLEDDPDAEAAAAALEAGRAPEAVGSLRSVSRTVRVDIGRLDALMNLLGELVLTKVNIQRISDRLKQSNVATKLSGELQKESRLLERKLEELQAGVLDVRMVPLAQLFDKLSRMVRKTSRESGKEVDFTVAGGETELDKLIIEDLSDPLMHLIRNAIDHGIESPEEREARGKPRSGQVKLRAYQEGNHVVIEVQDDGAGMNEAAIVDTAIKRGLITASEIGDLSSRDIFGLVFLPGFSTASAVTDLSGRGVGLDVVKHNVAALSGIIDVRSQPGEGTTFALTLPITLAILQALVVQAKDQVFALPLSGVLEILRVNPEEVRRLQGQAVIDLRGATLPLVRLARLFELDEEELPSGRFYVTIVGLAQNRIAVALDGLLGQQDVVIKGLGDRLAKTPGIAGATDLGDQRTTLVIDVAGLIEEVLEGRESKAKAS
- a CDS encoding response regulator, with product MSAPKIKILVVEDSAAMRSLVASTVESIPGVEVVESDSGFEALRLLPREPVDLIITDINMPGGINGLELINFVKKNPRYKHVPLIVISTEGTDRDREKGMKLGADAYLIKPFEPDDLVAEVERLLVAGAP